From Stigmatopora argus isolate UIUO_Sarg chromosome 14, RoL_Sarg_1.0, whole genome shotgun sequence, the proteins below share one genomic window:
- the mcm5 gene encoding DNA replication licensing factor MCM5, which translates to MSGFDDPGIYYSDSFGGEGHGPDEGGQKRIQIKKRFREFLRQFRVGTDRTGFTYKYRDDLKRHYTLGEYCIEVEMEDLASFDEDLSDCLYKLPSDNLPLLEEAAKEVADEVTRPRPAGEETIQDIQVMLKSDAHQASIRSLKSEQVSRLVKVHGIIISATPVKAKATKVCLKCRSCQHLISNISLPPGLQGYALPRKCPNDSTARVKCPVDPFFIIPDRCVCVDFQTLRLQEAPDDVPHGEMPRHLQLFCDRYLCDRVVPGNRVTIMGIYSIKKTAAPKSKGREKSSGVGIRASYLRVVGIQVDTEGAGRGATGSVTPQEEEELRSLAASADVYTSLARSVAPSIYGSEDLKKAITCLLFGGSRKRLPDGLTRRGDINLLMLGDPGTAKSQLLKFVERCSPVGVYTSGKGSSAAGLTASVLRDPTTRGFIMEGGAMVLADGGVVCIDEFDKMREDDRVAIHEAMEQQTISIAKAGITTTLNSRCSVLAAANSVFGRWDDTKGEDNIDFMPTILSRFDMIFIIKDLHDQQRDMTLARHVMNVHLSAQTQTEGVEGEIPLGTFKKYIAFARAKCGPRLSPAAAEKLKNRYVLMRSGAREHERETDKRASIPITVRQLEAVVRIAESLAKMKLQAVAGEEEVDEALRLFQVSTLDAALSGTLSGVEGFTTQEDQEMIARIEKQLKRRFAIGSQVSEHSIIQDFTKQKYPDHAIYKVLHLMLRRGELQHRMQRKVLYRVK; encoded by the exons CAGCTTCGGAGGCGAAGGCCATGGTCCCGATGAAGGGGGCCAGAAGCGGATTCAGATCAAGAAACGCTTTCGTGAATTTCTCCGGCAGTTCCGAGTGGGAACCGACCGCACTGGCTTTACATATAAGTACAG AGATGATTTGAAGAGACACTACACCCTTGGAGAGTACTGCATTGAGGTGGAGATGGAGGACCTGGCCAGCTTTGACGAGGATCTGTCTGATTGTCTGTACAAGCTGCCCTCAGACAATCTCCCTCtg TTAGAGGAGGCTGCTAAGGAGGTAGCCGATGAGGTGACTCGTCCTCGGCCTGCCGGAGAAGAGACTATTCAAGACATTCAAGTCATGCTAAAGAGTGATGCACATCAGGCTTCTATTCGCAGCTTGAAG TCGGAGCAGGTGTCTCGACTTGTAAAAGTACACGGCATCATCATCTCAGCGACTCCGGTGAAGGCAAAGGCCACCAAAGTCTGCCTGAAATGTCGCAGCTGTCAACATCTCATCAGCAACATCTCTCTGCCTCCTGGCCTGCAGGGATACGCGCTTCCTCGCAAATGCCCCAA TGATAGCACTGCTAGAGTGAAGTGCCCTGTGGACCCCTTTTTCATCATCCCAGACCGCTGCGTTTGTGTAGATTTTCAAACGCTCCGACTGCAGGAAGCTCCTGATGACGTACCACATGGAGAAATGCCTCGGCATCTTCAGCTTTTCTGTGACAG GTACTTGTGCGACCGTGTGGTACCTGGAAACAGAGTAACCATCATGGGTATCTACTCCATCAAGAAGACGGCTGCTCCGAAGTCCAAGGGCAGAGAGAAGAGTTCTGGCGTGGGGATCCGTGCATCCTACCTGAGAGTGGTTGGCATCCAAGTTGATACAGAAGGGGCAG GTCGTGGTGCAACTGGATCGGTGACTCCacaggaagaggaggagcttAGATCACTGGCCGCTTCGGCGGATGTTTACACCTCCCTTGCTCGCTCTGTTGCTCCCTCAATTTACGGCAGCGAGGATCTCAAAAAGGCTATTACATGTCTATTGTTTGGAGGTTCAAGAAAGAG GTTGCCTGATGGTCTCACTCGCAGGGGAGATATCAACCTTCTCATGCTGGGTGATCCTGGGACAGCAAAATCTCAGTTGCTCAAATTTGTGGAGAGATGCTCACCCGTTGGG GTTTATACCTCAGGAAAGGGTAGCAGTGCGGCTGGTCTGACTGCGTCTGTTTTGAGAGACCCGACTACTCGTGGGTTCATCATGGAGGGAGGCGCTATGGTTCTGGCTGATGGTGGTGTTGTCTGTATTGACGAATTTGACAAG ATGCGGGAAGATGATAGAGTTGCCATCCATGAGGCCATGGAGCAACAAACCATCTCCATTGCTAAG GCTGGTATCACCACCACTCTCAACTCTCGCTGCTCCGTGCTGGCTGCTGCCAATTCTGTGTTTGGTCGTTGGGATGACACCAAGGGGGAGGACAACATTGATTTCATGCCCACCATCTTGTCCCGATTTGACATGATCTTCATCATTAAAGACTTGCATGACCAGCAGAGGGACATG ACATTGGCTCGTCACGTAATGAATGTTCATCTGAGTGCCCAAACCCAAACGGAAGGTGTTGAGGGGGAGATTCCGCTGGGTACCTTTAAGAAGTACATTGCCTTTGCCAGAGC GAAATGTGGTCCTCGTCTGTCCCCTGCCGCTGCTGAGAAGCTTAAAAACAGATATGTGCTTATGAGAAGTGGTGCAAGAGAGCATGAGAGAGAAACTGACAAAAGAGCCTCTATCCCAATTACTGTCAG GCAACTTGAGGCTGTGGTGCGAATTGCAGAGTCTTTGGCCAAGATGAAGCTACAGGCTGTGGCTGGGGAGGAAGAAGTGGATGAAGCGCTGCGTCTCTTTCAAGTTTCCACTTTAGATGCTGCGCTCTCTGGCACTCTTTCAG gaGTTGAAGGATTTACCACCCAAGAGGACCAAGAAATGATTGCCCGCATTGAGAAGCAGTTAAAGAGACGCTTCGCAATCGGATCCCAGGTGTCGGAGCACAGTATTATACAAGACTTCACCAAACAG AAATACCCTGACCATGCCATCTACAAAGTTCTCCACCTGATGTTGAGGAGGGGTGAGCTTCAGCACCGCATGCAGAGGAAAGTACTTTACAGAGTAAAATAG
- the hmox1a gene encoding heme oxygenase 1a, protein METKNTGKYNMGEVGSDLSEQIKEATKDNHVKAENTELMLSYQRGEITLPQYKLLLCSLHEIYKVLEEELDKNCSHPGVAPIYFPQELDRLESLENDLEHFFGPDWSRKLIVPAATHRYTQRLREIGKDNPVLLVAHAYTRYLGDLSGGQVLGKITQKSLKLTGKEGLSFFYFPAVNSANRFKQLYRSRMNAIELTEEESAAVLKEAILAFEFNTQVFDDLQKLLCVATGQSEINSGSSPSASLKQFTVGLCVTLATIGIGNVPSTG, encoded by the exons ATGGAGACCAAGAACACAGGGAAATACAACATGGGTGAAGTTGGCAG TGATTTATCAGAACAGATTAAAGAAGccacaaaggacaaccatgtaAAAGCTGAAAATACAGAGCTGATGCTGAGTTATCAAAGGGGAGAGATAACCCTGCCACAGTACAAG CTCCTGCTATGTTCCCTCCATGAGATCTACAAGGTCTTAGAAGAGGAACTGGATAAGAATTGTTCCCATCCAGGAGTCGCACCCATATACTTTCCTCAGGAACTGGATCGCCTAGAATCATTGGAGAATgatttggagcatttttttgGCCCTGATTGGAGCAGGAAGTTGATTGTCCCTGCAGCCACACACAGATACACTCAGAGGCTACGAGAG ATCGGTAAAGATAATCCTGTACTGCTGGTGGCCCACGCCTACACTCGATATCTCGGGGATCTGTCAGGAGGACAAGTGCTAGGAAAAATTACCCAGAAATCTCTCAAACTGACAGGCAAAGAAGGCCTTTCATTTTTCTACTTCCCTGCTGTGAACAGTGCTAATCGCTTCAAGCAGCTATACAGGAGTCGCATGAATGCTATTGAGCTGACTGAGGAAGAGAGCGCAGCGGTTCTGAAGGAGGCGATTCTAGCCTTTGAGTTTAACACTCAG GTTTTTGATGACTTGCAGAAGCTCTTGTGTGTCGCAACAGGACAATCTGAGATCAACTCTGGCAGTTCTCCCTCTGCTTCACTCAAGCAATTCACTGTGGGCCTCTGTGTTACACTGGCAACTATTGGAATTG GGAATgtcccgagtacgggatga